The following proteins come from a genomic window of Populus alba chromosome 12, ASM523922v2, whole genome shotgun sequence:
- the LOC118046684 gene encoding uncharacterized protein isoform X1, producing the protein MSQEIMENKMVINGTNSVSEFTRGTTYTKIFVGGLPWETRSDSLHRYFEQFGEIKEAVVIIDRSTGRSKGYGFVTFSDPGSATRACQNPYPVIDGRRANCNLAAFGPQKKAAGTDKLGPAASRSVTPLNTHGPSAYFNQQIPQYAFPYSVFGYPIHPQNTYAMNNSYNAYGGKQFPFYYPAAAAPGSPGVYMNYYPLYAQHGQNNPKMMHNSQQHNALGTLSNPTSASSSLPITKARPAAAAEQTAMRVPGTVSEQKK; encoded by the exons ATGTCTCAAGAGATCATGGAAAACAAGATGGTGATCAATGGAACTAATAGTGTTTCAGAATTCACTCGTGGCACAACTTACACCAAGATTTTTGTTGGAGGATTGCCGTGGGAGACTAGAAGTGATTCTTTACACAGGTATTTTGAGCAGTTTGGGGAGATCAAAGAAGCAGTTGTGATCATTGATAGGAGCACAGGAAGATCAAAAGGATATGGCTTT GTAACTTTCAGTGATCCTGGTTCAGCAACAAGAGCTTGTCAAAATCCATATCCTGTTATTGATGGAAGGAGAGCCAACTGCAATCTTGCAGCCTTTGGTCCACAGAAGAAAG CTGCAGGAACTGATAAACTTGGACCTGCAGCATCAAGATCCGTGACACCATTAAACACTCATGGCCCTTCCGCGTACTTCAATCAACAAATACCTCAATATGCATTTCCTTATTCAGTTTTTGG GTATCCTATCCACCCACAGAACACTTATGCAATG AATAATTCTTACAACGCATACGGAGGGAAACAGTTTCCATTCTATTACCCCGCCGCCGCGGCACCAGGTTCCCCTGGTGTCTACATGAATTACTATCCACTCTATGCTCAACATGGacaaaacaacccaaaaatgATGCACAACTCTCAGCAACACAATGCTCTTGGGACCTTATCGAATCCTACTTCAGCTTCCTCCTCACTACCTATTACCA AAGCAAGACCTGCAGCGGCAGCAGAACAAACAGCAATGAGAGTGCCAGGAACTGTATCTGAACAGAAGAAATAG
- the LOC118046684 gene encoding uncharacterized protein isoform X2, whose amino-acid sequence MSQEIMENKMVINGTNSVSEFTRGTTYTKIFVGGLPWETRSDSLHRYFEQFGEIKEAVVIIDRSTGRSKGYGFVTFSDPGSATRACQNPYPVIDGRRANCNLAAFGPQKKGTDKLGPAASRSVTPLNTHGPSAYFNQQIPQYAFPYSVFGYPIHPQNTYAMNNSYNAYGGKQFPFYYPAAAAPGSPGVYMNYYPLYAQHGQNNPKMMHNSQQHNALGTLSNPTSASSSLPITKARPAAAAEQTAMRVPGTVSEQKK is encoded by the exons ATGTCTCAAGAGATCATGGAAAACAAGATGGTGATCAATGGAACTAATAGTGTTTCAGAATTCACTCGTGGCACAACTTACACCAAGATTTTTGTTGGAGGATTGCCGTGGGAGACTAGAAGTGATTCTTTACACAGGTATTTTGAGCAGTTTGGGGAGATCAAAGAAGCAGTTGTGATCATTGATAGGAGCACAGGAAGATCAAAAGGATATGGCTTT GTAACTTTCAGTGATCCTGGTTCAGCAACAAGAGCTTGTCAAAATCCATATCCTGTTATTGATGGAAGGAGAGCCAACTGCAATCTTGCAGCCTTTGGTCCACAGAAGAAAG GAACTGATAAACTTGGACCTGCAGCATCAAGATCCGTGACACCATTAAACACTCATGGCCCTTCCGCGTACTTCAATCAACAAATACCTCAATATGCATTTCCTTATTCAGTTTTTGG GTATCCTATCCACCCACAGAACACTTATGCAATG AATAATTCTTACAACGCATACGGAGGGAAACAGTTTCCATTCTATTACCCCGCCGCCGCGGCACCAGGTTCCCCTGGTGTCTACATGAATTACTATCCACTCTATGCTCAACATGGacaaaacaacccaaaaatgATGCACAACTCTCAGCAACACAATGCTCTTGGGACCTTATCGAATCCTACTTCAGCTTCCTCCTCACTACCTATTACCA AAGCAAGACCTGCAGCGGCAGCAGAACAAACAGCAATGAGAGTGCCAGGAACTGTATCTGAACAGAAGAAATAG
- the LOC118046675 gene encoding polyadenylate-binding protein-interacting protein 12 isoform X1 yields MAVAENAGVRNGTTGQNFDTTVVSSETKDLERSSSKPRNEPVVVNNTKDSNFQGQNNDHQSINGISGETGGLSNGKTNGTQMQNGFDMNQSGGYGDDQIHHQRAKSNGVNDMNDLVEMLSKLNPMAEEFVPPSLANHPGFFGNGFGFNANNFIVQTNNGIANGQTNRRKKNSYNQGRRRMNNRTSMAQRDEIIRRTVYVSDIDQQVTEEQLAGLFIHCGQVVDCRICGDPNSVLRFAFVEFTDEEGARTALSLSGTVLGFYPLRVLPSKTAIAPVNPTFLPRSEDEREMCARTVYCTNIDKKITQADVRLFFESFCGEVHRLRLLGDYHHSTRIAFVEFAVAESAIAALNCSGAVLGSLPIRVSPSKTPVRPRLPRPPFN; encoded by the exons ATGGCTGTTGCCGAGAATGCTGGGGTTAGGAATGGAACTACTGGTCAAAACTTTGACACCACTGTAGTGTCATCAGAGACGAAAGATCTTGAGAGATCATCATCAAAACCCAGAAATGAACCAGTGGTGGTTAACAACACTAAAGACTCAAACTTTCAAGGCCAAAACAATGATCATCAGAGTATTAATGGCATATCTGGTGAGACCGGGGGTTTAAGCAATGGAAAGACTAATGGGACACAGATGCAAAATGGGTTTGATATGAACCAGTCTGGTGGCTATGGGGATGATCAGATTCATCATCAAAGGGCTAAATCTAACGGGGTTAATGATATGAATGATTTGGTGGAGATGCTGTCAAAGCTGAATCCTATGGCTGAAGAGTTTGTGCCTCCCTCACTGGCTAATCATCCTGGATTTTTTGGTAACGGCTTTGGCTTTAATGCTAACAATTTTATAGTGCAAACTAATAATGGGATTGCCAATGGACAGACTAATAGAAGG AAGAAGAACAGCTATAATCAAGGGAGGCGAAGGATGAACAACAGGACAAGTATGGCTCAGCGAGATGAGATAATCAGGAGGACCGTATATGTTTCAGACATTGATCAACAG GTTACTGAAGAGCAACTTGCAGGTCTCTTTATTCATTGCGGACAG GTTGTTGACTGTCGTATATGTGGTGACCCTAACTCTGTTCTCCGTTTTGCCTTCGTCGAGTTTACTGATGAAG AAGGTGCAAGGACTGCATTAAGTTTGTCAGGGACTGTTCTTGGATTTTACCCGCTAAGAGTGCTGCCATCAAAAACTGCAATTGCACCGGTTAACCCAACATTTTTGCCAAGG TCTGAAGATGAGCGTGAGATGTGTGCAAGGACTGTTTATTGTACAAATATTGACAAAAAG ATTACCCAGGCAGATGTCAGGCTCTTCTTTGAATCCTTTTGCGGAGAG gtTCATCGCTTGAGGCTCCTGGGAGATTATCATCATTCAACCCGCATAGCTTTTGTTGAGTTCGCAGTG GCAGAGAGTGCAATTGCAGCTCTTAACTGCAGTGGTGCAGTTCTGGGATCGTTGCCAATAAG GGTGAGCCCTTCAAAGACACCTGTTCGGCCTCGCCTCCCCCGTCCACCTTTCAACTGA
- the LOC118046675 gene encoding polyadenylate-binding protein-interacting protein 10 isoform X2 — MAVAENAGVRNGTTGQNFDTTVVSSETKDLERSSSKPRNEPVVVNNTKDSNFQGQNNDHQSINGISGETGGLSNGKTNGTQMQNGFDMNQSGGYGDDQIHHQRAKSNGVNDMNDLVEMLSKLNPMAEEFVPPSLANHPGFFGNGFGFNANNFIVQTNNGIANGQTNRRKNSYNQGRRRMNNRTSMAQRDEIIRRTVYVSDIDQQVTEEQLAGLFIHCGQVVDCRICGDPNSVLRFAFVEFTDEEGARTALSLSGTVLGFYPLRVLPSKTAIAPVNPTFLPRSEDEREMCARTVYCTNIDKKITQADVRLFFESFCGEVHRLRLLGDYHHSTRIAFVEFAVAESAIAALNCSGAVLGSLPIRVSPSKTPVRPRLPRPPFN, encoded by the exons ATGGCTGTTGCCGAGAATGCTGGGGTTAGGAATGGAACTACTGGTCAAAACTTTGACACCACTGTAGTGTCATCAGAGACGAAAGATCTTGAGAGATCATCATCAAAACCCAGAAATGAACCAGTGGTGGTTAACAACACTAAAGACTCAAACTTTCAAGGCCAAAACAATGATCATCAGAGTATTAATGGCATATCTGGTGAGACCGGGGGTTTAAGCAATGGAAAGACTAATGGGACACAGATGCAAAATGGGTTTGATATGAACCAGTCTGGTGGCTATGGGGATGATCAGATTCATCATCAAAGGGCTAAATCTAACGGGGTTAATGATATGAATGATTTGGTGGAGATGCTGTCAAAGCTGAATCCTATGGCTGAAGAGTTTGTGCCTCCCTCACTGGCTAATCATCCTGGATTTTTTGGTAACGGCTTTGGCTTTAATGCTAACAATTTTATAGTGCAAACTAATAATGGGATTGCCAATGGACAGACTAATAGAAGG AAGAACAGCTATAATCAAGGGAGGCGAAGGATGAACAACAGGACAAGTATGGCTCAGCGAGATGAGATAATCAGGAGGACCGTATATGTTTCAGACATTGATCAACAG GTTACTGAAGAGCAACTTGCAGGTCTCTTTATTCATTGCGGACAG GTTGTTGACTGTCGTATATGTGGTGACCCTAACTCTGTTCTCCGTTTTGCCTTCGTCGAGTTTACTGATGAAG AAGGTGCAAGGACTGCATTAAGTTTGTCAGGGACTGTTCTTGGATTTTACCCGCTAAGAGTGCTGCCATCAAAAACTGCAATTGCACCGGTTAACCCAACATTTTTGCCAAGG TCTGAAGATGAGCGTGAGATGTGTGCAAGGACTGTTTATTGTACAAATATTGACAAAAAG ATTACCCAGGCAGATGTCAGGCTCTTCTTTGAATCCTTTTGCGGAGAG gtTCATCGCTTGAGGCTCCTGGGAGATTATCATCATTCAACCCGCATAGCTTTTGTTGAGTTCGCAGTG GCAGAGAGTGCAATTGCAGCTCTTAACTGCAGTGGTGCAGTTCTGGGATCGTTGCCAATAAG GGTGAGCCCTTCAAAGACACCTGTTCGGCCTCGCCTCCCCCGTCCACCTTTCAACTGA